DNA sequence from the Hippopotamus amphibius kiboko isolate mHipAmp2 chromosome 1, mHipAmp2.hap2, whole genome shotgun sequence genome:
GGCGACCAGTGTTTCAATGTGGCTTTGGCCTACCATGCCCTGGGCGACCTGCCTCAAGCTTTGGCCTGGTACCACAAAGCCCTAGGCCACTACCAGCCACCAGGTGACCAGGGGCAAGCCCAGGCGAAAATGGGAGCCTGCTACCAGGCTCTGGGACAGCCTGAGCTAGCAGCCCACTGCCTGCAGGAAGCGAGCCAGGCCTACGCCCAAGCAGGGCAGCCCCGGGCTGCAGCCCTGGCACTGGGGGCTGCAGCGGGGTGTATGCTGAAGAGTGGGCTGCATGGAGCGGGTGAAGTGGTGCAGGTGCTGGAGGAGAGCCGGAGGCTTGCTGAGAGGAGCACTGAGCAGGGACTGCTGGGTGAGGCCTTTGGGCAGAGAAGGTGTGGGATCTGGGGAGATTCCGACATGGTGAGACTCTGAGGAGTGGGGTGGAAGCAGAGGCATTTTtgagggctgggaaggggctgggggaacCCTGGGAGAGTGGGACAGAGGCTGTACCAGTATAGCTTCAGCTGCATCTGAGCTGGCTACCAGTGACCTTGGCCATGCCCTCTAGGGCAACTCTATAATGACCTAGGCCTGGGCTACTCCCAGCTCCAGCTGTTCCCGCTAGCAGCAGAGGCCTTCCGCCAAGCCCTGCCTCTGTGCCGGGGGCCAGGAGAGGAGGCCACGGTGCTAAGAAACCTTGGGATGGCCCACAACGCCCTCGGCAACTATCGGGAAGCCTGGGAGTTTCACCAGAAGGCTGCCGACCTGCACGGTGGGTACCAGTGGCTGGGAATGGGATTGCAGCCCTGAGGCTGAAGagtggatggacatttagcaCTCATTATGGGACCAGGAAGTCCAGAACCAGGGGAGTAAGGGCTGGGGGTGCAGGAGATGGGATAGCCAGACAGGACAGAGGGTTATGGGCCCAGAGCCTGAGGCCTGAGGTTGGGAAGGCAGCAGTGGACAGAGGGAAGAGCCCTCGCTTGAAGAGGAGGCCTGAAATGGAGCCCAGCGCTTCCTCTAAATGATTGTGTGACATTCAGCGAGTCATTTTTGCTTTCTTAGCTTCAGGGTCCATGTGTATTAAAATGGAGCTATTAATACCTGCCCTGCCTGGCTCCCTGGGTTTTTATGTGGCTCAGACTAGCCTGGGGGAGGCATTCAGGCCAAAGCTCAGGACTGAGAAGAGGCTGGGTTTCAAGAGTCCAGGTCTCTGTGGTGCATCTGCGGGTATGCCAGGGAAGGCACACCCTCCCTTCGTCATTGGGGGGTAGGGTCCTGATGCCCCAGCAACCAAAGTCCTCTCTTAGGATGGGGTGGGCTCTGTCACCAGGCTCTGTGGGGCAGCGGTGGGAGCAGGGCCGGAGCTTTGGCAGCCTGGCATTTGCACTGAGCCAGCTGGGGGACCACAACGCCGCCAGAGACAACTACCTACACGCTCTGCAGGCTGCCCGGGACACTGGTGAGGGTGAGGGAGTTCGCAGGTGGCTTGGGTGCGGCAAAGGCTGAGGATCCTTGGGGCTGGTGGGGAGGTGGATGGGAGGACTTGAGGGTGGGGAGTACCTCTGGAGGGGAGGGGCAATGGGGTAGGGAGCCGTAGGAGGACCTCTCAGGCTGTCTTCCCCAGGGGACGTGAAGGGGCAGTGGCAGGCCTGTGAGGGTCTGGGGGCTGCTGCAGCCAGACTGGGGCAGCATGACCAGGCTTTGAAGTATTATAAGGAAGCGCTGGCCCGATGTCAGGTGAGACCCTTCATCCCGGAATCTAACTCTTGAGGTATCCCTCCAGCTGCTATCCTGCTGTCCTTTCTCTGGCTGACATTCTTGCCTTCTCcccatcattcattcactcatcaaatGTGCATTGGGCACACTGTGCGCTAGGTCCTAGGACACTATTGAGAGGAAGAGTCCATCTCTGTCTACAGTTCTGAGCAGGTGGTGGCAGGACCCTGGCAAAGGCATGGGGATGGACTAGAAAGGAGGGGAGACAaagcccccttcccttccctttcctatttctttattcCCTGATCCCCAGAGGACCACAGAGCGCAGACGTTTCCCATCACCCCAttatccaccccctccccagaagGAGCCAGATTCTGTGCGAGAGCGGCTGGTGGCCAAGCTGACAGACGCCATAAGGACACACGTGGCCCGGGGTGGGCCGCTCCCGACTCACACACTGGTGAGATGACACCTGAGACAAGgcgcggggggtggggagaggctacCCCGAGAAAGGGGTGGTGGCGAGCAGAGCTGACGTCCTCAGGGATGCTGCTCGTCTGCGTTCATCTGCCCCGAGACCTGCATGTGGGACATATGTCACTTTCCAGAGgccacctgggggtggggaggtgggtgggggattGTGGCCCATCTCCAACACGGGGGCTGTGCCAGGGCCTTGGCTGAGTGGTAACCAGCTCAGTGAGTGAAGGCCAAGGGGTGCCTTCAAAGATACTGGGCCAAACCTGTGAGAAGGTGGAAAGGTTTGTCCTTGGCTGCAGTTCCCAAAAGGGCCACAGGATGGGAGCACTGCTCCAAGGACATTGCTgtctcccctctccttctctaGGAGGCATTCCTCTGTGGGTCTCTACCCATGCCCCTCCTTCTCTGACTCCTCCTCCCCCTCGCTCTACCTCCCAGCCTCTCTCAAAAGGCCAGTGTCTCTccagctgcctcctccctcaCACTCTGAGATTTCTCAGGCAACCTCCTACCCCAGGAATTGCaattatactttattatatttatttactagGTTGTATGTCCTCTCTTATTTGAAAGACTAggacaccattttttttttttttatgttctatccaatttagttttttggttttgtttttgttttttttacaataaactccatatatttagagtgtacaatttgtatcccaatctcccaattcattcccccaggACACCATATTTATAATTTGCAAGTAAAATTAAGTTAGCCTGGTATAAGCAGCGGACTGGATTGGgggtcagaagacctgggtccCCTCTGAAATTGGCCACTAGCTCTCTGTGACTTTGCCCCTGGAGGGCCCAGGCAGGATGAGGTGGTCATCAAGCTCTGTCCAGGTCTGACAGTCCATGAGCCCAAGTTCTTACTTGAGAGTTACTAGCAGGAACCTTAAGAGAACAAAGGGCCTCATCCTGTAATTTCGTCTTCAGGTACAAGGCATAGCCCAGCTGTCCCTAGCACGTCTCTGTCACTCTGGGCCATTGTGTGTGCAGAGAacacacatgcatgccacagctgtAGCTAGGATGGCCATATTTCTCAAACTGATTCTCTTTACTTCCCTTCATTCCCAGACCTCAGCTCCAGGGGGGCCCCAGGCTCCAGGTGGGGCCTGCCCAGCGGTGAGGACCCCAGCCAGGGTGGGAAAAAGCACAGCAGGAGTGCAGCACGGGTGAGTAGGGCAGGAGCAGAGCTTCAGGGCTGGGTGTGGCCTCTGGAGGGTGTTGAGAGGTATCACAGCCTGGCAGTGGCGGGTGGGATCTGGGGAGGAGGGGATCTGGCCTGAGTGGCACCCTGCCCCGTTCCCTGCCCCTACAGATCTTCGGGTGGGTGGGAAGACGAGTTAGAGGAGGGCCacgaggagaaagaggaagagtcGGCGAATGTTCCCACGACGTCTTGGCCACCAAGACTGGAGCGTGAGTCTAAGTAGGCTGTCTAGGTAGCTGTGCGTCGCCTTCCCCCAGATGGGAGCACTCCCATTTCCTttacccccagcccccactggccacattCCCAAACCCAGGACCAGCCCTCCCCTCTTTCTTCTCGTCTGGCCCATTTCCCCTAAACCCTTTCCTGAACTGCCTCTTCCTCCTTGCTTCCGAGGCTTTCCTAACATCTAGAACTTTGCATCTTAGAGCACCAAGGCTTTCACACCTACCACAAGCCAGGCACTGGATGCTTTTCCTACCTTAGCTTACTGTTTACACGTCTTTTCCCCCAAAGGCTCTGCACTCTGAGGAGAGAGTTCCTGGCTACTTGGTGACTTGAATTCACTGATGTCTTCTTTTCAGTGTGTTTTCTCCCAGGCACCAGTGACACTGGTGAATCATCCCCAAGCCTAGCCGGCCCAGGTTTGCCAAGCACCTGCCCTGTACAGTTGTCCCCTCTGTGTACAGTAACCAATACATCCCCCGATACCCACCCTCCTTGTTCTCCCAAAGATGTCTCATTTCCACCATGATGGTTCTTGGCGCAGAGAGGCTTGTGATGAATGTGTTTGTTCCTCTCCACCCAGGTCCAAGACCCAGGGCCCATCTTTCATTTGGAGGCCAAGGCACTGTCAGAATGGAGAACCCTGGACTTCTGGTGCCCAACAGCCCCCAAACCAATAGGTGGGcccctgggggaagggaagaggccTGGAGAATGGATAAAAGAAGTAGGAGTGGGTGTGGCTTTGGATGAGTTTAATGGAACATGATCACTGTTAAAGTTGGGGGGAGATGTGCTCTGGTGCTTGGGGATATGGTGCTTTGAGCCTCTTCGTCTTTGCCCTTTAGCAATCTGAACAACCCTCACCCAGCTCTGGAGGCCCACGGTGTCCCGGGCCTCCTGCACAGCCTGGGTGGAGGCCTCAGTGAAAGGGAGAGTCCTGCTGAATGGGGGGACATGCGGCTTAAGCctactccctcctgccctggagCCCACCAGCAGACGTAAGGGCCAG
Encoded proteins:
- the TTC24 gene encoding LOW QUALITY PROTEIN: tetratricopeptide repeat protein 24 (The sequence of the model RefSeq protein was modified relative to this genomic sequence to represent the inferred CDS: deleted 2 bases in 1 codon); its protein translation is MSSLNTEDTPQEPSPSPSSSTKKKKKRKWPQQEASLHAFTRAGHRALLAGRNHEALTSFQRAFLLASKSPQTRHTPVLRACAFNLGAAYVETGDPARGLELLLRAQPQETAQGGCHGDQCFNVALAYHALGDLPQALAWYHKALGHYQPPGDQGQAQAKMGACYQALGQPELAAHCLQEASQAYAQAGQPRAAALALGAAAGCMLKSGLHGAGEVVQVLEESRRLAERSTEQGLLGQLYNDLGLGYSQLQLFPLAAEAFRQALPLCRGPGEEATVLRNLGMAHNALGNYREAWEFHQKAADLHGSVGQRWEQGRSFGSLAFALSQLGDHNAARDNYLHALQAARDTGDVKGQWQACEGLGAAAARLGQHDQALKYYKEALARCQKEPDSVRERLVAKLTDAIRTHVARGGPLPTHTLTSAPGGPQAPGGACPAVRTPARVGKSTAGVQHGSSGGWEDELEEGHEEKEEESANVPTTSWPPRLELCFLPGTSDTGESSPSSRPRFAKHLPCTVVPSVYSPRPRAHLSFGGQGTVRMENPGLLVPNSPQTNRSSKQPRETPSRNPQRRSTESGFCMVM